The sequence below is a genomic window from Tenacibaculum tangerinum.
GTTTTTATAATTATTAACTAATCCACATACGTATGCCTTTTATAGAAGAAGAGAAGTTTAAGTTAATGCAACAAGACTTAGACAACGCCAAATTAAAAAGAGAAGTAGCAGAAAGCGAATTAAGTAGTGCGCAAGAAAAACTTGCTGCAGTTAAGAGAAATTCGAAAGTACTGCCAATGGTCTTAGGAATTTTATTGGGGCTTGCCCTTGGAGCTACGTACTATTTTTACACTAATGGAAGCAGTTCTGTAAATGATATAGATATCGAAAAGGTAAAAAAAGAAGAAGCTTTTAGAGTTATCGACAGTATTAGTAGAGCTGAGGCTAGAGCCATGAGAAATAATAGTAACTCTTCTGATATAGATGTAGATACCGTTACTGATGAACTAACAGAAAATATTGAAGGAAAAACTATATATTCAGTACAAATAGGTGTGTTATCTGAAAATAATTACCCATTACTTTCTTCAGAAGTTATTCCTTCGACAGTTACTGCTAACAATGGATATTTCAAATACTCATTAGGCTTATTTTCTACCATAGAAGAAGCTAAAGATTTGCAAAAAGAATTAGTTAAATTAGGATTTAAAGATGCTTTCGTAGCCTCTTATGTAAATGGAGAACGTCAAAAAATACACAACTAATCTAAAATTAATGTTTCAAATTACTTTTAATAGAGCACTCATAGTAAGTTTATTTATGAGTGTTCATTTTTTTTATGCACAAACAAGCGAAATTCCTGAAAGAAAAACACAACTAGGCTTTGGGCAACTAGATTTTTTATCTATAAAAATGCCTGATGGAGAACAGAATATGGATTATACTGGGGTTCACTACAACTTAAAACTAACTGATTGGAGTTATGCAGGAGTTGGTTTATATGGTGCAGTTGGTGGTATTCGAGGTGGTTTCTTTACCTTAGGTGTAAATGCAGGAATCCAACAAAAAATTACCGATAAGCTTTTTGTAGATGCTGGACTTCATTTTGGTGGCGGTGGTGGTGCTTCTGCACCAGATGGTGGAGGCGCCTTTATACTCCCCCACTTAAACTTAGGCTATGATTTTAAACATTTTTCTGCAACGGCTGGGTATAGCTATATTAACTTTTTTGACGGTGGCGAAATTAAGAGCAGTCAAATCAATGTAGCTGTACAAATTCCATTGTCATTTGAAGCAGCTAGTTTTAAAGAGAGAGAAAACTCATTTTCAGTTGAAGATCTAAAAACTACATCATGGAATGCCTTAAGTAATAGAATTTCGTTACTAATGCATTTAAACAATGCACATGTTACTAAAGGTTCTTATGAAGGTAATACCATACGTTTAGCAGGGTTTGAATTGAACTCGTATATAGCAGATAATTTTTTCTTTTTTGTAAGAGCTGATGGTGCTTATCACGGAATTAAAGCAGGTTATATGGACGTGTTCTTAGGAGGTGGCTATCATTTGTCAATGAATAAAAATCGCACCAATATCTTAGCTAAGTTTGGAGTTGGAGCTGGCGGTGGTGGTGGCGTAGACACCCAAGGAGGTTTTCTAATTTATCCAGATATTTCTTTAGAACAAAAACTATTTGGTAAAGTATATGCTTCTATAAATAAAGGATATTTAATGAGTCCTAATTCACATTTTGTTTCTTCTACTTTTGGTCTTGGATTAAAATATTATGTAGATAAAGACGGAATTTTAGCTGAAAAAAATGAATTTTCAACAGGAAAATTTAAAGGTTTTGAAACCATTCTAAAGCAAGATTTGTATCTAGATGCTGCCAGAGACGGAGGATTTAATCAGAATATGCACCAAATATCGTTACAGCTAAATTTCTTTCTAAATAAATACGTGTATGCTGCTGGACAAACATCTTTTGCTAATTTTGGTGACGCAGGAGCTTATGCAGAAGGAATTGTTGGATTGGGAGTTCAAACCAATGAATTTTTCAATAACACAACTTCTATTTTTGCCCAATTCTTAGGAGGTGCAGCAGGTGGTGGTGGTATTAGCACAGGTCAAGGATTAATTGTAAAACCCAGTATAGGAATCAACTATAAACTAACAGAAAGCTTGAGTTTAAGAGCTGGTGCTGGTTATGTAAAAGCAAGAGGAGGTAATTTAAGTAATACATACGCAAATTTAGGTATGTCGTATCGTTTTTCTTTTCTAAATATGAAATAGCGCAATTTTAAAAACTGAGATAGAGAACGCTTTTGTAAGCTATCCACCCCATCTTTAGAAAGAAGAGTAACTTTTCAGTTATTAGAAGATGCATACCTAAGAAAAACCTATTTCGAAAATTCTATGTAGGCTTACCGAAAAATAGGATAGTTGTAAATTCGAATTTACTGACATTAATCAACCAAATAAAATCAATTTTAACCTGTAGACATATTTCAGGACTAGACTGTGGTGTTAACGGAGCATACCGTGATAGCTGCGACCCATTTTTGTGATATAAAAACCGTTCCTACTCTAAAAAGTAACTTTTATAACGTAAATAGTCGAGCTTATGGGATTCCGTAAGATTGTATGGGGTTAATGTTTTAGATTCGCAAGAGTTGTAAGAACAACTCGATTTTTATAATTAATTAACAAATAGCAATAACTCTTTAATAACTTTATTTTTTATAAAGCATTGGTTTTGATATATTTGATAGCGTATAATCATTGTTAAATTTTAGTTTATCCCATGTTTTTATCGGGATAACAAAACTAAAGTTTGGTATAAAACGAGTTGGCAATAATAAGAAATAAAATGAATGAAATGAAAATATTTATAGGCTCTTCATCAGAAAATAATGACACACTAGATGAAATAGCTCAAATGATAGAGAGTATTGGGCACGAACCTATTCCTTGGACTAAGCCAGGTCTTTTTTTAGCAGGTTCTTATACAGCTAATCGCCTTTTAGAAATAGCACAAGACGAAGTTGATGCTGCTATAATGCTATTTTCACCTGATGACAAGGTATGGTACCGAGGAAGTGAAAAATCCCAACCAAGAGACAATGTATTATTTGAACACGGTTTATTTTCTGGTGTTTTGGGTTTAGATAAGGCTATAATTGTTATTAGCGGTAGTAAATCTAAAATTCCATCAGACTTAAATGGTTTATCATTCGTCAATTTCAATCGTAGAAGTAGTTCCAAAATTGAACTTAAGGCTTGGATAAAAAGTATAAACAAGCCTAAAATTAAATTTCAAGATAAAAACATCAACACAGATAATATTGATTTTAAATATTTTATGGAATACCAAGAAGATATGAGAAAATCAGTATTAGATTTTATTTCTGAATTGTATTGGAATTATGATTTAGAAGAGGGCGGTCTAGAAGAATATGTAATACTAGTATTAACGAAATTTATCAATCAATTTATAGGGA
It includes:
- a CDS encoding nucleotide-binding protein, with the protein product MKIFIGSSSENNDTLDEIAQMIESIGHEPIPWTKPGLFLAGSYTANRLLEIAQDEVDAAIMLFSPDDKVWYRGSEKSQPRDNVLFEHGLFSGVLGLDKAIIVISGSKSKIPSDLNGLSFVNFNRRSSSKIELKAWIKSINKPKIKFQDKNINTDNIDFKYFMEYQEDMRKSVLDFISELYWNYDLEEGGLEEYVILVLTKFINQFIGINDARFTLRQYNPSTDSMESLISTRQDAIPGAIPMNFKNLITESAKRDKPLIYSENKEFHYTSKNKSIDKGIYHDYVTYCLLETENNEPMFSICLDVKNPIPINRMKAMVHSLIFEIICIPIIEKILLEIDKTE
- a CDS encoding SPOR domain-containing protein gives rise to the protein MPFIEEEKFKLMQQDLDNAKLKREVAESELSSAQEKLAAVKRNSKVLPMVLGILLGLALGATYYFYTNGSSSVNDIDIEKVKKEEAFRVIDSISRAEARAMRNNSNSSDIDVDTVTDELTENIEGKTIYSVQIGVLSENNYPLLSSEVIPSTVTANNGYFKYSLGLFSTIEEAKDLQKELVKLGFKDAFVASYVNGERQKIHN